CTTCATCCGTTCGTGAATTTACACCCCGTTTCGAGATGGTCTTGTTACCAAAAGATAATCCTGAATCATCCGGTTACGCAGCCGGTCGCCCCGCGCGACATACCTTTGGCTACTGAGATTTGATTCTCTCTCAGCATTCACGTCAATCAGTGGCAAATACTACATTTCCGCCAGATAGGTAACCTCGATTGCGCGTGATTTTCACCGAAATCCTTTAAAAAGACCGGCACCGCACGCCACACGCCACATAATCGCGCGCGCCGCCGGCCGGCAGAGCCGTCCCGCCACGGCGCACGGGCCGCGCCGCCGTTACACTCCGTAATCAACCCGCACGATCGCCGCTCAGGTTCGCAGCGCCGTCTCGCCATCCCGGACCGGCCGATCGCGCATGCCGGCCTCGGTCGAAGCCTCGTCGTGCGGCGTGAAACCGGCGGAACCGGCCATCTCCTCCTGCAACGCAGCATAGCCACTCATCACGAAGCGCGTGAACTCGTCCCGAAAGCGCGCCGAGCTGAAGTACTCGGCATTCGCGCGGCACGCATGCGGATCGATCGCCCCGCGCGGCAGCGCTTCGAATCTGGCAAGCGCATCGACCAGTGCGTCGACCGTCTGCGCGCGGTAGAACAGGCCCGTTGCGCCGGCGACCGGCCACGGGCGCACCGACTCGCGCACGCCGCCCTTCCCGTACGCGATCACGGGCGTGCCGCATGCCTGCGCCTCGACTGGCGAAATGCCGAAGTCCTCTTCCGCAGCGAACACGAATGCGCGCGCACGCTGCAAGTGGTCGTGCAGCACGTCGAACGGCTGGTACCCGAGCAGCGTGACGTTCGGCCCGGCCAGCGCGCGGATCTTCGCCATCTCCGGCCCGTCGCCGATCACGACGAGGCGGCGCTCCGGCGTACGCGAGAACGCGTCGACGATCAGGTCGATCCGCTTGTACGGCACGAGCCGCGACGCGGTGAGGTAGAACGCCTCCTTGTCCGCACGTAGCGACAGGTGGTCGACGTCGACCGGCGGATAGATCACCGTCGCATCGCGCCGGTAAGTCTTGCGGATGCGGCGGGCGATGAAGTTCGAATTGGCGGCCACGCGATCGACGCCGTTCGCCGAACGCGCATCCCAGTTGCGGATGTAGTGCAGCAGCGCGCGCGCGATTGCCGATTTCAGCCCGCGTGCGAGCCCGGCCTCGTTCAGGTACTGGTGTTGCAGGTCCCACGCATAGCGCACTGGTGAATGCACGTAGCTGGCGTGGAACTGGTCCGGGCCGCTGAGCACGCCCTTCGCAACCGCATACGAGCTCGACAGCACGACATCGTACGCCGACAGGTCGAACTGTTCGATGGCCAGCGGAAACAACGGCAGGTAGCTGCGGTAGCGCGTGCGCGCGAACGGCAGCTTCTGGATGAAGGACGTGTGCACCGCGCGGCCGCGCAGGCAGTCCCGTTCCTCGAGGAAATCGACGAGGCTGTAGACATCGGCCTGCGGAAAGCAGTCGATCATGTGCGCCAGCACGCGTTCGGCGCCGCCAGGCACGACCAGCCAGTCGTGAACGATCGCAATCTTCAAGTACCGCTCCCGATTCTCCATTGACATTCGATAACGGCGCGCCACGCAATGCGGCCGCCATGCCGTGGCAATTATCGGAAAGCACCGGCACCGCCGATGTGTGCTAGCGGACACTACGACGCTGTTGGCGGACAACGCCACGCTCGCGCGAACCCCGAGCGTGGGTAAGCTTTCGAACAGACCGGCGCGCTCAGCATCCGCATCATGATCATGGCCGCTTCGCACTGGACGAACGTATTCGTGCGGCACGGCGTGCTGAAGGTTTCACGCGAGGACCGCATCATGGAATGGCATTGTTGTGAATTCGAACATCTGAGCGCCGTCGATCTCTACGCAATCCTGCGCGCACGCAACGCCGTGCTGGTCGTCGAGGATGCGCATACCCATCTCGACATCGACGGCAAGGACGCGGGCGCATTGCACGTCTACGCAACCGTGCGCAACGGCGACGCGGCGGAAGTCGCGGCTTACGCACGGCTCCTGCCCGGCGACGACATCGATCCGGACGTCGTGATCGACAAGGTACTGACGAGCGAAGCATGCCGCGACGGCGATACGCTCGAACACCTGCTCGAACGTGCACTGACCGCCGCGCTGGCCGCATGGCCGGACGCCGCGCTGCGCATGCACGTTCCCGCCCCGCGCCAGGCGTTCTACAAACGTTTCGGATTCCGCAAGGCATACGGACCGTATCTCGAACAGGGCGCGCCGTTCGTCGGCATGATCCGGCCTGCCGACCGCGCCGCCGGCGCGCTGCGCCAACTGCTGTCCCGGACCGTTTCGGCGACCCTGCCCAGAAATGAAGATGCGCGTGCCGACGCACGCGTACACAACCGGCTGCCCGCCGATACCGGAGCCAACCGATGACCCGCACCCTGCACCCGGTTCCCGCCCCCGACCTTCCACGCATCCTGCCGGTCATCCTCGCCGGCGGGTCCGGCACGCGCCTCTGGCCGCTGTCGCGCGAACAGTATCCGAAGCAGCTGATCGAGCTGACCTCGAACGAATCGCCGTTGTCCGCGACGGCGCGTCGCCTGAACGGCATCGCGAACGCGGTGCTGGGCGACAAGCTGCTGCTGGTGTGCGGCGAACAGCATCGCATCATGAGCGCCGCGCAAGTGGTCGACCGTGCGGCACCCGCCCGCATCCTGCTCGAACCCGCGGCGCGCAACACGGCACCGGCACTCACGCTTGCCGCGCTCGACGCCAGCGAGCTCGAGGACGACCCGGTGCTCGCGGTCATGCCGGCCGATCACGTGATCGCCGACGTCGGCGCGTTCCAGGACACGATTGCACGCGCGGCGCGTTATGCGCAGGAAGGCGCGATCGTTACGCTCGGTGTGCTGCCGCGCCGCGCGGAAACGGGCTACGGCTATATCCGGGTCGGCGAGCCGCGGACGAGCCGCCACGGCGGACAAGGCGGGTATTCGATCGGACGCTTCGTCGAGAAACCCGACGCGGCGCTCGCCGAGCGCTACCTGCAGTCGGGCGACTACTGGTGGAACAGCGGCATTTTCGTCACGCGCGCATCGGTCTGGCTCAAGGCGATTCGCGCACTGGCGCCCGAGATCCATGCGGCCTGCGAGTCGGCGTGGCGCGCGGGCGTCGCCGACGATCCGTTCTTCCGGATCGACGCCGCGGCGTTCGACGCCTGCCCGTCCGACTCGATCGACTATGCCGTGATGGAGCGCCTGGCCGACAGCAGCGAACTCGGCATCGAAGGCATCGTGGTGCCGCTCTCGGCCGGCTGGTCGGACGTCGGCACGTGGGATGCGATCTGGGAAATCATGCCGAAGGACGATCACGGCAACGTCGCCCGCGGCCCGATCGTGTTCGAGGACACGCAGGACAGCCTCGTGCGTTCGGAAGGCCGTCTCATCGCGTGCGTCGGCATGAAGGATGTCGTCGTGATCGAAACGCCCGACGCGGTGCTCGTCGCGAACAAGCATGACGTGCAGCGCGTGAAGAACATCGTCGAGCGCCTGAAGAGCGACCGGCGCCCGCAGGCGAGCGAACACCGCAAGGTGCAGCGTCCGTGGGGGCATTACGATTCGATCGATCTCGGTGAGCGATTTCAGGTGAAGCGGATCGTCGTCGAGCCAGGCAAGCGGCTGTCGCTGCAGATGCACTATCACCGCGCCGAGCACTGGATCGTCGTGCGCGGCACCGCGAAGGTGACGCGCGGCAACGAGACCTTTCTGCTCAGCGAGAACGAGTCGACGTATATCGCCGTCGGCGAAGTCCATCGCCTCGAGAATCCGGGCCGCATTCCGCTCGAAATCATCGAAGTGCAATCGGGCAACTATCTCGGCGAAGACGATATCGTGCGCTTCGACGACCAGTACGGGCGCCCGGTCGTCGACCCGCTGCCGGAACAGCACGCGGTGCCGCTCGCGGCACCGGAACCCCACGTGCAAGTGGTAGAGGGAGACGTCGTACGGTAATCGCGTGCTGCGCACGCCGGCGCGTGCATCGATTCGTCAATCGATGCCGCGCTGCGGCGGGCGCGCCTGCCTGAGCGCTTCGCGCACATGCGGCAACGCCGACGTGTCGGCGCCGACCGCGTCGATCGACATCGGCTGCATGACCATCGCCCCACACTGCGCGGCCTTCGCGCCACCCGGGGTACAGCCTTCGCCCCCACCCACCTGCACCGGCATCCCGCCGATCGCGGACAAGCGGTTATCCGCGATCCGGTACTGCGACACGTTTCCCCACACGCGAATGCCGGCGAACCGCGCGCGCGACACGCGGTTGCCGATCACGACCACGCGCGTCACCGAACCCGACCACGTACTGACGTCGATCGCGGCCTGCTGGGTCAGCGGGCGCGGATCGGTCCGGCCGGCCGCGGTCTGGATATCGGAAATCTCGTTGTTCTCGACCAGCACGCCGGACGCGCCGTAGGTCCGTGAACTGTCCTCCTGCGCGACGAGAATGCCCGCACTCACCTGCACGTTGCGCACGACATTGTTCGCGATCGTCACGTCTGCACCGCCGACCACCGTGATGCCACGCCCCCACGCGTTGCCTTCGAGCGAGTTGTCGGCGATCAGCACGTTGCGGCTGAGCACGCCGTCGCCCTGATAGCTCACCACGGCAATCATGTCGTCGCCGGTGCCGCGCACGACGTTGCCCCGCACGAGCACGTTGCGCGCCCCGTGCGTGATGTGGATGCCGTCCGCCAGCGTCGCCAGCACCTCGTTGCCGACGATCGCGACATCCGTTCCGCCAAACACGAAAATGCCGCCGCCACCGCCGTCGATCACATTGTCGAGCACCTGCACGTCGTGCCCCGTCACTTCGATCTTGGTCGACATGGGCGTGCCCATCCGCGTCGAGCCCGTTCCCGCCAGCCTGAATCCGGCGATCGTCGTGCCCGTGCCGCGCATTTCGATGGTCTGGTCGTCCGGCACGGTCGCACTCAGCGTCGCGCCGTAGCCCGACAGCACGACCTGCGCTTGCCGAACGACGAGCGAACGGCCGACGATGTAGCGCCCCGGCGCGAACACGAGTCGCTGGCCCGGCTGCAGCGCATCCAGCGCGCGTTGCAGTGCATCGGCCTGATCGGCGCCGTCGGACGCCGGGGTGACATGGGCATCCGGCGCTGTCGCACGAATCGTCGCCTGCGCCGCCTGAGACGCGTGGGCCACCTTCTCGGCGGGTGCCGCGACGGCGGGACCGGCGCTGATCCACACGCCGAGCATCGCGCAGCAAAGACGGGAAAGGCGTCGGCGTCCAGTCATGCGGGCTACGTCCACGCGTGTCATGCCGGTTGCGGCCGCACGACCGCTCGGCGCCCCGGCCATGCCGGGAATCCGGCGACGCGCGCAGTGCCGGTGCGCAGCGCAATCAGGTACGCCGCCATCGGCACCACCACGCCGGCAAGCGTGCCGATCACGAGGTGTGTCGCGAGACTGCCGACGCCGGCGCGCATCAACACGATGCGCACGCCGGCCATCACCAGGATGTGCATCAGGTAGATCGGCATCGACGCATATCCGATCGCCGCGAGCCAGCCGGCACGCGCGGGCGACGATGCATGGCGATATGCCAACTGCAGCATCAGCGCGATGCCGGCGAACGCGGCGGGAACGGCCCAGGCGCTCGTTGCGCTCCCGAAGCCGTGCGCGAATGCGACCGCCACGATGAAGCCTGTCGCCGTCAGCGCGCACGCCGCAAGATGACTGTTGCGTTCGAGCCAGCCCGGCAACGCACGCGATGCAACGACGCCCGCCACGAAGAACGGCCAGTTCATCAGCGTGGTCGACACGATGCCCCACTGCGTCGCCGCACCGATCGCGAGTCCGAGCATCGCGCTTGCCACGAGCGCGTCGCGGACGCGCGGCGGCATCGGCGTCTGCGGGAATGCAGGCACCCATCGGGCAAGCAGCCATGCACCGATCATGCAAAGCATCAGCGCGTACAGGAACCAGAACTGCGCGAACGGCCGCCAGCCGATCGCCAGCAGGTCGCCAACCGTGAAGGGATGATTGGTACCGTGCGATGCCATCGCAATCTGCGCGCCGCCTTGCAGGATCGACCACAGCAGGTACGGATAGACGATCGTGCGTACTTTCGCCCCCATGAACCGCTGCGGTGCGCCACGCAACGAGCTGCACACGTGCAGCCCGGACAGGAAGAAGAACAGCGGCATGTGAAACGTGTAGATCACGTAGTCGACCCAGGCCAACACGGTCTCGGGCACGCCGGCCGGCACGAGGCCCGACGAGACGGCGCCGCGCAATACGTGCCCGTAGACGACAAGAATGATCCCCGCGCCGCGGGCGACGTCGAGACTGGTTTCGCGTGCAGTCGTAGTCATGTGGAGGTCGATGCGGCTTCCCCGTCAGGGTCCGCGTGCATGGCGAGTGGTCGTGAGAAGCTCCACTTTATGCATGCCGGCCCCGGACGACTGTGGGCTGGACGACAGTTAGCCGATGTCGGGCGCACGCCGGATCGCGACACCGCGCGCGGCGGCGGTCGACACCCGTCCCGGTCGTTTCACGAACCATCTGAACACGACGATCAGCAGCACGACCGGCACGAAGTCCCGCCCGCTGAACAGGTTCGGAATTCGCAGGATTTCCATCAACGACACATAGAGCACCGCGTGCGCACAGCACCAGAAGCCGCTTCCTCTTCGCCACCCTGCATAGCCACGCCCGAACACCCAGCCGGCAAACGCCGCGTTCAGCAAACCGAACCAGCCCCATTCGTAGAAGTGGACGAAGATGCCCGACGGGTTGTTGAACTCGGGATCGGCATAGCTTTTCAGGAACAGGTCGACACTGTCGCCCGAGTCGAGCCACGGCTGGAGCGTCGCGCCGATCACCGGGAAATGCAGCAGCCAGTCGAACGTGAACATCGGATGCCCGTTGCCCCAGCCGAGCACGTTGAGGATCCCGGCGCCATTGTTCAGCGACGTCGAGTAATACAGGCCCAGGCGTTCGAGCGCGAAATCGAAGATGTTGTCGTAGATGTTGATGTAGTAGGTTTCCCACGACCGGCTGTATTCGTTCACGATGAACAGGCCGAGCAGCAGCGGGATCGCCGCGTACGGCCCGAGCGCCAGCAACCGCAGCCGCTTGCGGCCGAGCCGGAACCGCACCACCATCAAGGCGAACGGCAATGCGATCTCGATGACCGCAAGCCGCTCCGCGAAGATGAAGCTGCGCAACAACGTCAGCACGGCCAGTACGACCAGGTATGCCTTGTAGCGATTGAAACCCTTGACCGGCGTCCTGAACACGTAGAAATACAGCGCGACGAACGGCGCCGTCGCCTGCGTGAACGTACTCAGGCCCGTGACGCGCCCTTTCAGTTCGATCAGCTCGAACGTGTTCGCCGTGCCGGTCAGGAACTGCAGCAGGACGGCCGGATGCGCGAGCACGCCGCTCATCATCACGAGATAGCCGAACAGCGCGAGTGCGAACACGAAATCGAGCACGCGCGGCGACAGTTCGGCCGGCCCGTCGTCCGGCACCCGCCGACCCTGCGCATCGGTGGTCGCAAACCACGCGGCGGCCGTCAACACCAGCAGGAACAGGCCCCCCGCGAACGCCGAATATCCGTCGAAATAGATGCGCGCAATCGACTTCTGGTCGCCGAGCAGGCTCATGGACAGCAGCCCGTACAACGGCAGGATGAAGAGCAACACGAGCCGTGCCGGATCTTCCCACCAGTAACCCGCGTAACCGTCGACGCGGCCCGCGCGAACCGTCCGGCGACGCATCGCCGGCTGCCGCGGCCGCTTGCGCGAGCGGGCCGCCACTCGATTGTTCATGATGTCCGTTCCATTGCTTCGCCGGTGCGCACCTTGTCGTGCGGCACCACGCGCTCACCGCTCAGCCGGCCGGGCCGCGCGCACCCATCACGCCTGCGTAGCCGGATGCCGCCTGATGGGTGTTCGCCTCCGTGTAACCGTAGTCGTAGCGTCCCAGCGGGCCCTTGAAGTCGTTCAGGATCACGCCGCGTACGTCGATGTGCGCGTGCTCGAGCCGGCGCGCGCTTTCGTCGAGTTCCGTCAGCGTCGTCACACCGCTGCGCGCGACGAGGAACACGGTTCCGGCCAGGCGCCCGAGCACCAGCGCGTCGGCCACCGGCAGCAACGGCGGACTGTCGATCACGACCATGTCGTAGCGCGCCGCGACGCGCTCGATCAGTTCGGCGAACGCAGGCTGCAGCAGCAATTCGCCCGGATCGGGCACGACGTTGCCCATCGGCATGAAATCGAGGCCGGGCATCACATCGCGCTTGATCGCCTGGTCGAACCCGTGCGAGCCGCCCACGACGTCCGACAGGCCCGGCGCGCGGGTGAAGCGAAACCGCTCGTGCAGCGCGCCCTTGCGCAGGTCCGCGTCGATCAGCAGCACGCGCCGTTTCGCGGCGCCCACCAGCGACGCGAGATTCGCCGCGACGAACGACTTGCCGACGCCCGTCGTCGGCCCCGAGATCAGCACGACACGATTCGGCGCGTCGGGCATCGCCAGTTGCAGCGCCGTGCGGAAATTGCGCAGGCTTTCGAGCGCCGCGCCCTCCGGTGCCACCGGCAGCGCCGGCTTGCGTCCGGCGCGGCGCCGCGCGGCCTCCGACGGCAACACGCCCTGTTCAGACGGCGGGCTGTGCGGCACCGCCGCGAACACCGGCAATCCCGTCGACCATTCGATTTCCTCGGCGTCACCGACCGTGCCGGCAAGCCGCTGCCGCACGATCACGACCGCGGCGCCCGCCAGCAGGCCAAGGAGCAGCGACGCGATCACGGCCATCCCGCGATGCGGCCCGGTGGGCGTCTCCGCGATCTTCGCCGCGTCGACGATCCGCACGGTACCGGTCTTGCTGGCCCGCGCGAGGATCATCTGTTGACGCGTGTTGAGCAGGTTCGTGTAGAGCGCGGTATCGACGGCCACGTCGCGCTGCAGTTGCAGCACGCCCTGCTCGACGGTCGGCAGCTGCTGGATCTGCTTGCGCACGGTGTCGAGCGAATGCTGCGCATCGGCGAGCTGCGCGTCGACCGCCACGACGGCCGGATGCTTGGGCATGAACCGCGTCAGCAGTTCCTCGCGGCGCTGCTGCAGCGTCTGCACGCGCGTCTCGATGTCGACCGACTGCTGACGCAGCGCGAGCCCTTCGTCGCTCGTATTAACCGTGCCGTGCGATGCGCGGAACGCATTGAAGCGGCTCTCGGCCTTTTCGAGCTGCGCCTTCAGTTGCGGCAGCTGCGCATCCATGAAGCGGATCAGCTTGTCGGCCGCTTCAGACTTGCGCTGCGTGTTCTGCGCCAGATACGCGTCGCCAACCGCGTTCAGCACGCGGCTGTCGTGCACGGGATCGGGGCCGTCGAGCGTCACGCCGATCATGTTCGACTGCTTGCCGCGTTCCGAGATCAGCGCGTTCTTCTGCAGCCACGCGGTCGCCTCTTCCTCGCCGTAGCGCGTCAGGTCGAAGCGCGCGCCGGGCTCGCCAGCCACGTCGCGCACGAATACGTCGAGCGGCCCCTGCGGCGTCTCGACATGCAGCGGCTGGCCGACCCTGCCTTGCCAGACGGGCCCGGTCCTGCCAAGCAACCCCGTGCGCTGCAGCGTATAGGTGCCGCCATTGCCCACGACGAGCGCGAAATGCTTGCCGACGAAACGCTTCGGCACGTCGAAGGTCGGGACGTCGATGCGCTCCGTGCCGTACACGTAACCGCCCGGCAGCGGCGACGACAATCCGTCGGCCGCGTTCACGAACCGCCAGCCGATGACCGGCAGGTAATGCGGCCGCGCATCGATGGCCAGGTTGGTATCGTCGACCGCACGCGCCATCACCGCGCGCGATTTCAGCACCTCGATCTCGGTCGACGCATCCGTCTTCAGGTCGAACACCGACGACGGATCGCCAGGCGGCGAGTTCGTTTTCGACTCGGTCGGGCTCTGCTCGACCTGGAACAGGATGTCGGTCCGGTAGACCGGGCGCGCGCAGAGCGCGTAGAGGGCCCCCGCCAGCGCGCCGGCGAGCGCCGTGCACAGGATCAGCCGCCGGCCGCCGTGGAGCATGGTCCAGTAGCGGCGGTACGGATAGGACGGCCGCAGCGCGGGCCCGTCGTGCGGGTCAGGGAGAGTCTGGGCGTTCATACAGGATCGGTCCCGTAGACGCGACGTATCGCGATTGCGCGATCCGTCACGAGGTTCACGGCGAAATGGCCTTGGCCGTCAGCGCACCCTGCGCGGACGACGGAATCAGCAGGTTGACGACGCGGCTCCAGCGCACCAGCGACGACGCATCGACGAACACCACGTCGCGACGCTCGAGCGGAAACCGGTCGGCGAGCGCGAACGAGGCCGGCGAACGCCCGTCCAGGTGATAGACCTGCGGCCGGTTGCCGGGCCCGCGCCGCACCACGAACACCTGACGCGCATCGGCCGTGTACTGGCTGACGCCGCCCGTATCGCCGAGCGCTTCGCCGAGGCTCATGCGGCCATCGGTCAGCGTCAGCGTCGCCGGACGCGACACCTCGCCGAGCACGAACACCTTGCTGTCGCTCGCCGCGCGCACACGCACCAGATCGCCGTCGCGCAACAGGATGCTCGTCGGGTTGATGCCCGCCTGCAGCATGGCCGGCAGGCTTACCATCACGGTCTTGTTGCCGCGCGTCACCGACACCTGCGAGCGGTCGGCCGTCGCGGTGAAGCCACCTGCGCGGTCGATCGCCTCGGGCAGCGTCATCGGCATGTCGTTGACGATCTGCAGCCCCGGGGTGCGCACTTCGCCGTCGAGATAGACACGCTTGCTGCGGTATGCCTGGACGCGCACCGCGATCTGCGGCTTGCGCACGTATTCGCCGAGCCGCTTCGTCAGCACCGCGCGCGCCTGTGCCTCAGTCAGCCCCTCCACGTGCACGAGGCCCGCATACGCGAACTGCACGCTGCCGCTCGCGTCCACCGTGTAGCCGGTCGCGACCGAACTGGCACCCACACCATCGCCGCCGCCCGTCGTCTGGGTCGTCGGCAGGTTCAGCTCGGGGTGATCCCACACGACGATGTTCAGCACGTCGCCGGGCCCGATCACATAGGGCTTCGGCGTGCCGAACAACTGGCGGATCTCGGCGTCGACGTTCGCATGCCGTGCCGCATCATGCTGCTCGACGAATGCCGGCGTGATCTCGATCAGGTCTTCGCTCGACACGTTCTGCACACCGTCGAGGCCGCCCGCGCCCGATGCGTCGGCGCTCACGCGCGCATTCGCGTCGCGCTCGGCCGGCGGGTGATACGTCATGCCCGGTGAGAACGCACACGCGCTCAGCGTGCACACGGCCGCCGCCAGCGCCACGCGCGACAGCCAGCGCGTGCATGGCTGCCGCATCGCGCGTGTCGATTCCTTTTGCGTCGTCGTTGACATGATGTCCTTCCGAAACTGTGCGGTAACCCGCCGAACGCGGCGGGCTCCGGCATTACGCTTGCCTGCGCGGCTCGCATTGCGGCGCCGCGCTTCCCTCGTCACCGCACGTCACTCCGTACGATTCGTCATGAACTGCTCTGTCTCGCTTTCATCGCTCGTCTGCATCCTGTCGGCCGGCTTCGCCTGCGCCGCCGATGCGCAATCGCTGCGCCCCGACCCGGCTGATACGCCGGCTTTCACCTCGCCGGCGGCGATCGTGCCGGCCCTGCCGACCCTGCCGGTCCCGCGGCAGCGTTCGGCCCAGACCGCGACGGCGAGCGCCGCGACGCCTGCTTCCGAGTCAGCCTCGCCGGGCCTTGCGCTTCCCGGCACCCGCGCCGACGCGGAACCGGAAGCGCGGGCCCGCGGCGTACTGCGCCGGCCACTCGCGCCGAGCCGGCCGGGCCGCCCGAAAGCAGCCAGCGCATCCGGCGACGGTGCGTGGGATACCGGCACGCTGTACGCATCGCCGTACACCACGTCGCCCTATGCACAGCCGGGTGACACGGACTGACGCCGCCGCCCGGTCCTGCGCCGGTGCAACGGCGCATGCGCCGATACGGGATTGGACACCGGAGCGACGGGCGCGTCTGTGAGCAAGCCCACCGAACGCCGATCTTCATTTGAACGGGGATTGCACCCGGCCCAGCCAGCCGCCGACCCTCGCGCGACGCGCATCAGGAACTTCCGACCGACACGTTCGCGTAAGGCCGACCGGCCGCGTCCGGTGCCGACGGATCGGAAACACGCACGACCGTCCACCCCGAGTCACCGCTCAACACCTGCGTGCAGAGATCGATCACGGCCGCGGTTCCCGCGATGCCGTACAGCGCGTGGTCGACCTGCGGCATCAGGTACAGACGCACATGGCGCGAGCGCCGGAACGCGTGTTCGACCGCACCGAAGTGACGCCGGACGTCGTCGATACCGGGATCAAGCGAACCGTAGACGAGCATCGTCCGGACGTTGCGCTGCGCGAGTTCGCGCATCACGCCGCGCGGCGTATCGGCGCGCGGCTTCCAGCCGATACACGCGGCCACCCGCTTCACGGGCACGCTGATACGTGCGATCCCGTTCGCGGCCACCGCACGCAGGATCGGGCGCACGTCGCGCCGTTCGAGGACGAGCCGCTTCCAGCGCCGCCAGTCGCGCACCGACAGCCAGTAACCGCGCACCGAGTTGATCCGCCGCTTCTGCGCCGCTTCGAGCGTGAGCCCGGCCGGCCACACGAAGCGCGCCAGGTTGATCGCGATCACGCCGCCGAGCGACGTCGTTTTCACAGCTGCATGCAACGCCGCGTAGGCACCCGAACAGATGCCGGCCGCGACAACGTCCGGATGACCCAGCGCGCGCAACCAGTCGGCGGCCGCCGCGACGTCGTCGATTGCCTGCGGCGAATACACGACGCCCGACTGGTCGTCCGGTGCATCGGGCCCGCTGTCGCCCACGCCGTGCACGTCGATCCGCAACGTCGTCACGCCGGCCCGGGCCAGCGTGCGGGCCAGACGCACGCCGAAGCGCCCTTCGCCGCTGCGCGGATTCGTCGACGTATTCGCGATCACGAGCGCCGGACCGGCCGGCGTCGGCGGCCGT
This window of the Burkholderia lata genome carries:
- a CDS encoding polysaccharide biosynthesis tyrosine autokinase, giving the protein MNAQTLPDPHDGPALRPSYPYRRYWTMLHGGRRLILCTALAGALAGALYALCARPVYRTDILFQVEQSPTESKTNSPPGDPSSVFDLKTDASTEIEVLKSRAVMARAVDDTNLAIDARPHYLPVIGWRFVNAADGLSSPLPGGYVYGTERIDVPTFDVPKRFVGKHFALVVGNGGTYTLQRTGLLGRTGPVWQGRVGQPLHVETPQGPLDVFVRDVAGEPGARFDLTRYGEEEATAWLQKNALISERGKQSNMIGVTLDGPDPVHDSRVLNAVGDAYLAQNTQRKSEAADKLIRFMDAQLPQLKAQLEKAESRFNAFRASHGTVNTSDEGLALRQQSVDIETRVQTLQQRREELLTRFMPKHPAVVAVDAQLADAQHSLDTVRKQIQQLPTVEQGVLQLQRDVAVDTALYTNLLNTRQQMILARASKTGTVRIVDAAKIAETPTGPHRGMAVIASLLLGLLAGAAVVIVRQRLAGTVGDAEEIEWSTGLPVFAAVPHSPPSEQGVLPSEAARRRAGRKPALPVAPEGAALESLRNFRTALQLAMPDAPNRVVLISGPTTGVGKSFVAANLASLVGAAKRRVLLIDADLRKGALHERFRFTRAPGLSDVVGGSHGFDQAIKRDVMPGLDFMPMGNVVPDPGELLLQPAFAELIERVAARYDMVVIDSPPLLPVADALVLGRLAGTVFLVARSGVTTLTELDESARRLEHAHIDVRGVILNDFKGPLGRYDYGYTEANTHQAASGYAGVMGARGPAG
- a CDS encoding glycosyltransferase yields the protein MKIAIVHDWLVVPGGAERVLAHMIDCFPQADVYSLVDFLEERDCLRGRAVHTSFIQKLPFARTRYRSYLPLFPLAIEQFDLSAYDVVLSSSYAVAKGVLSGPDQFHASYVHSPVRYAWDLQHQYLNEAGLARGLKSAIARALLHYIRNWDARSANGVDRVAANSNFIARRIRKTYRRDATVIYPPVDVDHLSLRADKEAFYLTASRLVPYKRIDLIVDAFSRTPERRLVVIGDGPEMAKIRALAGPNVTLLGYQPFDVLHDHLQRARAFVFAAEEDFGISPVEAQACGTPVIAYGKGGVRESVRPWPVAGATGLFYRAQTVDALVDALARFEALPRGAIDPHACRANAEYFSSARFRDEFTRFVMSGYAALQEEMAGSAGFTPHDEASTEAGMRDRPVRDGETALRT
- a CDS encoding right-handed parallel beta-helix repeat-containing protein, with product MTGRRRLSRLCCAMLGVWISAGPAVAAPAEKVAHASQAAQATIRATAPDAHVTPASDGADQADALQRALDALQPGQRLVFAPGRYIVGRSLVVRQAQVVLSGYGATLSATVPDDQTIEMRGTGTTIAGFRLAGTGSTRMGTPMSTKIEVTGHDVQVLDNVIDGGGGGIFVFGGTDVAIVGNEVLATLADGIHITHGARNVLVRGNVVRGTGDDMIAVVSYQGDGVLSRNVLIADNSLEGNAWGRGITVVGGADVTIANNVVRNVQVSAGILVAQEDSSRTYGASGVLVENNEISDIQTAAGRTDPRPLTQQAAIDVSTWSGSVTRVVVIGNRVSRARFAGIRVWGNVSQYRIADNRLSAIGGMPVQVGGGEGCTPGGAKAAQCGAMVMQPMSIDAVGADTSALPHVREALRQARPPQRGID
- a CDS encoding acyltransferase family protein, with product MTTTARETSLDVARGAGIILVVYGHVLRGAVSSGLVPAGVPETVLAWVDYVIYTFHMPLFFFLSGLHVCSSLRGAPQRFMGAKVRTIVYPYLLWSILQGGAQIAMASHGTNHPFTVGDLLAIGWRPFAQFWFLYALMLCMIGAWLLARWVPAFPQTPMPPRVRDALVASAMLGLAIGAATQWGIVSTTLMNWPFFVAGVVASRALPGWLERNSHLAACALTATGFIVAVAFAHGFGSATSAWAVPAAFAGIALMLQLAYRHASSPARAGWLAAIGYASMPIYLMHILVMAGVRIVLMRAGVGSLATHLVIGTLAGVVVPMAAYLIALRTGTARVAGFPAWPGRRAVVRPQPA
- a CDS encoding GNAT family N-acetyltransferase, producing the protein MIMAASHWTNVFVRHGVLKVSREDRIMEWHCCEFEHLSAVDLYAILRARNAVLVVEDAHTHLDIDGKDAGALHVYATVRNGDAAEVAAYARLLPGDDIDPDVVIDKVLTSEACRDGDTLEHLLERALTAALAAWPDAALRMHVPAPRQAFYKRFGFRKAYGPYLEQGAPFVGMIRPADRAAGALRQLLSRTVSATLPRNEDARADARVHNRLPADTGANR
- a CDS encoding mannose-1-phosphate guanylyltransferase/mannose-6-phosphate isomerase, which codes for MTRTLHPVPAPDLPRILPVILAGGSGTRLWPLSREQYPKQLIELTSNESPLSATARRLNGIANAVLGDKLLLVCGEQHRIMSAAQVVDRAAPARILLEPAARNTAPALTLAALDASELEDDPVLAVMPADHVIADVGAFQDTIARAARYAQEGAIVTLGVLPRRAETGYGYIRVGEPRTSRHGGQGGYSIGRFVEKPDAALAERYLQSGDYWWNSGIFVTRASVWLKAIRALAPEIHAACESAWRAGVADDPFFRIDAAAFDACPSDSIDYAVMERLADSSELGIEGIVVPLSAGWSDVGTWDAIWEIMPKDDHGNVARGPIVFEDTQDSLVRSEGRLIACVGMKDVVVIETPDAVLVANKHDVQRVKNIVERLKSDRRPQASEHRKVQRPWGHYDSIDLGERFQVKRIVVEPGKRLSLQMHYHRAEHWIVVRGTAKVTRGNETFLLSENESTYIAVGEVHRLENPGRIPLEIIEVQSGNYLGEDDIVRFDDQYGRPVVDPLPEQHAVPLAAPEPHVQVVEGDVVR